TTCCCTGATCGCGCTGGAGCCGCACGCCGTCGTGCCGACGCACTCGCACCCCCACGAGCAGATCGGAATCCTGGTGTCGGGGGAGCTGGAGCTCACCGCGTGCGGGGAAACGCGGCCCGTTCCCCGGAACGGGATGTACCTGTTCCCCGGCGGGACGCCGCACGCCGCGAAGGCAGGTCCGGAGGGCGCCGTCGCCGTCGAGGCGTTCTCGCCCCCGCGCGAAGAGTACAATGGCCCCGGGGGCTGACGCCCGCGGGGCCTCCCGAGCCCGGAGGGCTACAGCGACGGCATCGGCGCCGCCGGGCCCTTCCTCACCTTCTCCTTCCCTTTCCTGCCGGCCTTTTTCTCCGCGGCCACCCAGCGGTT
The sequence above is a segment of the Thermodesulfobacteriota bacterium genome. Coding sequences within it:
- a CDS encoding cupin domain-containing protein → MEWLWDPLEIPPRTLVPGVKAKIASGEKVMLSLIALEPHAVVPTHSHPHEQIGILVSGELELTACGETRPVPRNGMYLFPGGTPHAAKAGPEGAVAVEAFSPPREEYNGPGG